In the genome of bacterium, the window CGTCGCCAGGTGGTCCTCGTTGACGTCGGTCCGGATGCGGAGAATGCGGGCGTAGCCGCTCTTCGCGACGACGACGTCGTTGAGCGCCAGCAGCTCCCGGATGACGCGTCCCCGGCCGGCCGTGCCGCCGTCCTCCGGGGCGCCGTCGCGGCACACCTGCGCCTGGAGCATCATCCGCTCGTCGACGCGGTAGTCGCCGGCGAGGACGCGCAGCAACGCGTCCTCGACCGCCTGGTCGTGGACTTCCGCGAGGAAGCCGAATCCGCCGAGGTTCACTCCGAGAATCGGGATGCCGTCGCGGGCCGTGAGCCGTGCCGCGCGCAGGATCGTGCCGTCGCCGCCGAAGACGACCAGGACGTCGGCGCGCCGGACGAGGTCGGCGTCGGGCACGCCGAGATCGGGCACGCCCAGCGTGCGCGCGCTCTCCTCGTTGACGACGACGGCGACCCGCCGCGACGCGAGCAGCGTCACCGCTTCGGACGCGAGCCGTCCGACGTCGTCATCGGCCCGCAGTTTGTCGACGTTGACCAGGAGACCCACCGTGTTCATGGGCCCCCCGCGCCTGCCGGCGGCCGGAGTGCGCCGTGCGCGGCGGCGACGACGCGGGGGATGTCGACGTCCGCGGGCCGCGCCTCGCGGGTCCCGAGCGGGGCCCGCCGCAGATGGACGAAGTACTCGATGTTGCCGGCCGGTCCGGTGACCGGCGAGGCGCTCACGCCGGCCGGGATCAGCTGCTCGCGCGCGGCCGCCTCCAGCGTGGCCTCGAGGACCGAGGCGTGGACGGCGGGGTCGCGGACCACGCCGCCCCGTCCCACCTGCGCGCGGCCCGCCTCGAACTGCGGTTTCACGAGCGCGATCACGTCGCCGCCCGGCCTCACCAGCCGGGCGATGACGCCCCACAGCACGCGCAGACCGATGAAGGAGAGGTCGGCGGTGACAAGATCGCAACAGCCCCTGAAGCGCTCGGGGGTAAGGTGGCGCGCGTTGGTGCCCTCCATGACGACGACGCGGGGGTCGTGCCGGAGCCGCCAGTCGAGCTGCCCGTGTCCCACGTCCACGGCATAGACGCGGGCCGCCCCGGCCTGCAGGAGCGCGTCCGTGAATCCCCCGGTGCTGGCGCCGAGGTCGGCCGCGACGGCGCCCCGGACGTTCACGGCGAAGGCGGCCAGCGCGTGCGCTAGCTTGAGGCCGCCCCGGCCGACGTAGGGATGCGCCGGGCCGGCGACGTCGACCCGGGTGTCGGGTCCCACCCGGCGTCCCGGCTTGTCGGCGACCTGCCCGTCTACGCTGACGCGCCCCGCCAGAATGGCCGCCTGCGCGCGGGCCCGTGTCTCGGCCAGCCCGTCCCGCACGAGCCGCTCGTCCAGGCGAAGGGCTTGAGTGTGCGGCCGGATCACCGGTCCCGCTCCGGAATGAGTGTCGCAAGCCCGGCCAGACCGGCCCTGACGCGGTAGCGCATGGCGCGGTGGGCCTTGACCGGCGGGGCGTCTTCGGGAGGGAGATACCGCTCCGGCGCACGCTCGATGAGCCGGCCGTGCTCGGCGAGAATGCTCTCGATGGCGACCGGTCCGGACGTTTCGGGCATCCCGGCTTAGCGGATCACGAACTCCTCTTCCGGCGCGCGCGTCTCGCGCCAGTCCTGTTGGATGTCGCGTACCACGGCGCCCGGCGGTCCCGCGCGCACCGCGCTCACGAGCGCCTCGAGCACCGCGCGCTCACCGTCGGCGACGACCTCGACGCGTCCGTCGGGCAGATTGCGCACCCATCCGCCGACGCCGAGACGGCGCGCGGCGCGGCGCGTGAATTCACGAAAGCCGACGCCCTGGACCCGGCCGGACACCGCCATCTGTACCCGCACGCACTTACCGGGCCGCCTGACGCACGAGGCGCGGATCGAGCCGGACGATCTCGCCCAGCATGCCGTTCACAAAGCGCCCCGATTCCTCGGTG includes:
- a CDS encoding acylphosphatase, with the protein product MAVSGRVQGVGFREFTRRAARRLGVGGWVRNLPDGRVEVVADGERAVLEALVSAVRAGPPGAVVRDIQQDWRETRAPEEEFVIR
- a CDS encoding NAD(+)/NADH kinase, translating into MNTVGLLVNVDKLRADDDVGRLASEAVTLLASRRVAVVVNEESARTLGVPDLGVPDADLVRRADVLVVFGGDGTILRAARLTARDGIPILGVNLGGFGFLAEVHDQAVEDALLRVLAGDYRVDERMMLQAQVCRDGAPEDGGTAGRGRVIRELLALNDVVVAKSGYARILRIRTDVNEDHLATHLADGLIVATPTGSTAYSLSAGGPILHPELDAIVLTPICAHTLNARAVVLSANEAITVRVQPTGAPSVLTVDGQEGEPLEPDDVIRVARAPYRTRLVRLGRTGFYRLLRAKLSWGGER
- a CDS encoding TlyA family RNA methyltransferase, encoding MIRPHTQALRLDERLVRDGLAETRARAQAAILAGRVSVDGQVADKPGRRVGPDTRVDVAGPAHPYVGRGGLKLAHALAAFAVNVRGAVAADLGASTGGFTDALLQAGAARVYAVDVGHGQLDWRLRHDPRVVVMEGTNARHLTPERFRGCCDLVTADLSFIGLRVLWGVIARLVRPGGDVIALVKPQFEAGRAQVGRGGVVRDPAVHASVLEATLEAAAREQLIPAGVSASPVTGPAGNIEYFVHLRRAPLGTREARPADVDIPRVVAAAHGALRPPAGAGGP